A single window of Syntrophus aciditrophicus SB DNA harbors:
- the mutL gene encoding DNA mismatch repair endonuclease MutL, which produces MNRRIVLLPETLTHRIAAGEVVERPASIVKELLENALDSGATDINVELERGGCGLIRVADNGSGIFAQDVTLAFARHATSKIAEFDDLYRVRSFGFRGEALASIASISRTELVTRTADDLAGMRIVVEGGNICEKTEAGCPIGTSITVSRIFDSVPVRKKFLKAEATERAYCLDVITRLSLANPEVRIRVFSKGRELCHYPATSRLSERVALVLGNADADRLQPIEGETDRVRVTGFASRPDFTCATTRQIYTFVNRRHVRDHLLNHAVMTAYRRVIEPRRYPAVVLYVDLDPADVDVNVHPAKLEVRFRQPRTVYEAVVEALSGMLRGMGQSALSLTRYGPAGTAEIGHIPQEDYESRISEALRRYSLASGSRKMMYGTGTEANPVNKKHFLAERIRGEEIHARESLLLSPAPALPQNSFHPVFADLVYLGSLWDSYLIFSVADGMLLIDQHAAHERILFEKIKKAAERNKTAVQVLLIPEILNLSRPDFERFGDVVPLLEQVGIEAEPFGGEEIIIKALPTLLAHLDPGVLVKDLIAECADRGGGLSLQEKGEKIYAYLACRGAVKAGQKLIREEVAQLCRDLDATPFAATCPHGRPVYVLYPLKDIERMFRRR; this is translated from the coding sequence TTGAATCGCAGAATCGTCCTTCTTCCTGAAACACTGACTCACAGGATTGCCGCCGGCGAGGTTGTGGAGAGACCGGCGTCCATCGTCAAGGAACTCCTGGAAAATGCCCTGGATTCCGGGGCGACGGATATCAATGTCGAGTTGGAAAGAGGCGGCTGCGGACTGATCCGGGTTGCCGACAACGGCAGCGGAATATTCGCCCAGGATGTGACCCTTGCCTTTGCCCGTCATGCCACGAGCAAAATAGCCGAGTTCGATGATCTTTACCGGGTGAGATCCTTCGGGTTCCGGGGAGAAGCCCTGGCAAGCATCGCCTCCATCTCCCGGACTGAACTCGTTACCCGTACCGCCGACGATCTTGCAGGAATGCGGATTGTAGTCGAAGGGGGGAATATCTGCGAAAAGACGGAAGCCGGCTGTCCGATAGGAACCTCAATTACTGTCAGCCGGATTTTTGATTCTGTTCCGGTGCGCAAGAAATTTCTCAAGGCGGAGGCAACGGAACGGGCTTACTGCCTGGATGTCATTACGCGCCTGTCCCTGGCGAATCCGGAAGTAAGAATCCGTGTATTTTCCAAAGGGAGAGAACTGTGCCATTATCCGGCAACATCCAGGCTTTCCGAGCGGGTCGCCCTCGTTCTCGGAAATGCCGATGCCGACCGCTTGCAGCCCATTGAAGGGGAAACCGACCGGGTCCGGGTTACTGGCTTTGCCTCCCGCCCTGACTTTACCTGCGCAACGACGAGACAGATCTATACATTTGTCAACCGGCGGCATGTCAGGGATCATCTCCTGAATCATGCCGTGATGACAGCTTATCGGCGAGTTATCGAGCCTCGAAGATACCCGGCGGTGGTTCTCTATGTTGATCTGGACCCGGCCGATGTGGACGTCAATGTCCATCCTGCGAAGCTGGAGGTGCGTTTCCGGCAGCCCCGGACCGTTTATGAAGCCGTTGTTGAGGCTCTGTCCGGCATGCTTCGCGGCATGGGTCAATCCGCTTTGAGTTTGACGCGCTACGGACCGGCTGGAACTGCGGAAATCGGCCATATTCCGCAAGAGGATTACGAATCCCGGATTTCCGAGGCCCTGAGACGATATTCCCTGGCATCGGGAAGCCGGAAAATGATGTATGGAACGGGAACAGAAGCCAATCCGGTAAATAAAAAACATTTCCTCGCTGAACGGATCAGGGGAGAGGAGATCCATGCCCGGGAGTCCCTCCTGCTTTCACCCGCTCCGGCGCTGCCTCAGAATTCTTTTCATCCGGTTTTCGCCGACCTCGTCTATCTCGGTTCCCTGTGGGACAGTTATTTGATTTTTTCTGTGGCAGACGGAATGCTTCTGATCGATCAACACGCGGCGCATGAACGGATACTCTTTGAAAAGATTAAAAAGGCGGCGGAAAGAAACAAAACAGCCGTTCAGGTGCTCCTTATTCCTGAGATCCTGAATCTGTCCAGGCCGGATTTTGAACGATTCGGCGACGTGGTTCCGCTTCTGGAGCAGGTCGGCATCGAAGCGGAACCTTTTGGCGGGGAGGAAATCATCATCAAGGCCCTGCCGACTCTGCTGGCCCATCTTGATCCGGGAGTTCTCGTGAAGGATCTGATCGCGGAATGTGCCGATCGCGGGGGGGGCCTTTCTCTTCAGGAGAAGGGCGAAAAGATATATGCCTATCTGGCCTGCCGGGGAGCGGTCAAGGCAGGGCAAAAACTGATCCGGGAGGAAGTAGCTCAATTGTGCCGTGATCTGGATGCCACGCCTTTTGCCGCGACCTGTCCTCACGGAAGGCCCGTTTATGTGCTGTATCCTCTCAAAGACATTGAACGGATGTTCCGGCGCAGATAG
- a CDS encoding GNA1162 family protein — protein MAFLLSVLIILQGCLAATKNTVISPQIRQLFQGTYVVDPYMEKHTPRTVAVLPFRNSSNSQAGSNEVRKGFYNHFSSLPFKDMELHRVDDLLLKAGLTDPGVIRNTSPVKLGEILGVDAVVFGEISNFDRLFALVYSQVSVGAEIRMYDAKTGHFLWSGKHVTRIHEGGVSTTPVGLIATVVATSMNIRDIQLLRACDDLFREMVKTLPVPHLAEALRPPGITLLTQDTQGKPKKAGEEIRVVIQGTPKMRASFDIGDFRKHVDMREIEPGGYLGIYKVVPGDNLSRATIVGTLRDDSGNAVQWVDAVGTVTLDTKPPEKIAEARAVGRNRTILLNWTKGEATDLAGYKVYRSKTPLTGYEEIAKTEVTQWRDEGLENLQPYYYRITAFDEAGNESEATDALEGVAVAPGPTPVSGRIETDTVWYSGASPYVLEKDVTVADKARLVIEPGTEVRSREGALIIEGRIEVQGDREHIVNFDVVEGKKTWPGLRFVNVRDKENPLRFCRIRGAETAVACLSSSPRIETCELLENGVALHIDGAFSKPRVVDNIISRNREAAILIVNGAQPLLEGNRIQDNEREGVRIQSSAPVIRHNLVTRNRGTGILVNTSQAAIRENNLFDNTPLDMAADSVGEPADGLLNWWGTVRGAELFSRISGRISVGSVLSAPWPQGKPIPLNIPASDLGGSISRDAFLIPANSPYQVKRDVVIDGGAILHIEPGVEIRYDPHTSIIVEDGAVEALGTSDRPVLFTASGQSPTPGSYSTAIHLAKPTKANSIFRYCVFKYADIALDISFGSPEISWCHITKNAQNGVFCRNDVAPRISYSTFEENTGEGAIKCVGMSRPKINFNNFLRNEITDIQAFSSIRIDASRNWWGSSAPDDSGIFRQNEDGISIKPWLKAPQADAFAGRKDERDLRRP, from the coding sequence ATGGCATTTCTTTTATCTGTCCTTATAATTCTTCAGGGGTGTCTCGCAGCGACCAAAAATACGGTGATTTCACCGCAGATAAGGCAACTCTTCCAGGGGACCTATGTCGTGGATCCTTACATGGAAAAGCACACGCCCCGCACGGTTGCCGTACTTCCCTTCCGCAATTCTTCAAACAGTCAGGCGGGTTCAAATGAAGTAAGGAAGGGCTTTTATAATCATTTCAGCTCCCTGCCGTTCAAAGACATGGAACTTCATCGTGTCGACGATCTGCTGCTGAAGGCCGGACTGACGGACCCCGGGGTTATTCGGAACACATCTCCCGTAAAGCTGGGGGAAATCTTGGGAGTCGATGCGGTGGTATTTGGAGAGATATCCAATTTCGACAGACTCTTTGCCCTTGTCTACTCTCAGGTTTCCGTCGGCGCTGAAATTCGGATGTATGATGCGAAAACCGGTCATTTCCTCTGGAGTGGAAAACACGTGACGCGAATACACGAAGGCGGTGTATCTACAACACCGGTCGGTCTGATTGCAACCGTTGTTGCCACGTCCATGAATATCCGGGACATTCAGCTGCTTCGCGCCTGCGACGATCTTTTCCGGGAGATGGTCAAAACCCTTCCCGTACCTCATCTTGCCGAAGCTCTCCGTCCACCGGGCATCACCCTGCTGACTCAGGATACTCAGGGAAAGCCTAAAAAGGCCGGGGAAGAGATACGGGTGGTCATTCAAGGGACACCGAAAATGCGGGCCTCCTTTGACATCGGGGATTTTCGGAAGCATGTGGACATGCGGGAAATCGAACCCGGCGGTTATCTCGGCATATATAAAGTTGTTCCCGGCGATAACCTTTCCCGGGCCACCATTGTCGGGACGCTTCGCGACGATTCCGGGAATGCGGTTCAGTGGGTTGATGCTGTCGGGACCGTCACCCTGGATACAAAGCCGCCGGAAAAGATTGCCGAAGCCAGGGCGGTAGGAAGAAACCGGACGATCCTGCTCAACTGGACCAAAGGGGAAGCAACCGATCTGGCAGGCTACAAAGTATATCGGAGCAAGACCCCTCTGACCGGCTATGAAGAAATCGCGAAAACGGAAGTGACGCAGTGGCGTGATGAGGGGCTGGAGAATTTACAGCCATATTATTATCGGATTACCGCTTTTGACGAGGCCGGAAATGAGAGTGAGGCGACGGATGCTTTGGAGGGAGTGGCTGTCGCTCCGGGACCGACCCCGGTATCGGGCCGGATAGAGACCGATACCGTCTGGTATTCCGGCGCCAGTCCCTATGTGCTCGAAAAGGATGTGACAGTGGCGGACAAGGCCCGACTGGTGATTGAACCGGGAACGGAGGTCCGTTCCCGTGAAGGGGCGTTAATCATCGAAGGCCGGATCGAGGTCCAGGGCGACCGGGAGCACATTGTGAATTTCGACGTGGTGGAAGGTAAGAAAACATGGCCTGGTCTCCGGTTTGTCAATGTCCGGGATAAGGAAAATCCGTTGCGGTTTTGCCGCATCCGGGGAGCGGAAACTGCCGTTGCCTGCCTGTCTTCATCACCACGGATCGAGACCTGCGAACTACTGGAAAACGGAGTCGCCCTGCACATTGACGGGGCTTTTTCCAAACCCCGGGTGGTCGACAATATCATTTCCAGAAATCGGGAAGCTGCCATTCTCATCGTCAATGGAGCACAACCTCTTCTCGAGGGCAACAGGATCCAGGATAACGAGCGTGAGGGCGTTCGAATTCAGAGTTCGGCGCCAGTGATCCGGCATAATCTGGTAACCCGGAACCGGGGTACGGGCATTTTGGTAAACACAAGTCAAGCGGCGATCCGGGAAAATAATCTGTTCGATAACACCCCCCTGGATATGGCGGCAGACAGCGTGGGGGAACCGGCCGATGGCCTGCTGAACTGGTGGGGAACCGTCAGGGGCGCGGAACTCTTTTCAAGAATAAGCGGAAGGATTTCGGTGGGGTCTGTTTTGAGTGCTCCCTGGCCTCAGGGAAAGCCGATTCCCCTGAATATTCCGGCATCGGATCTGGGAGGATCGATCAGCAGGGACGCGTTTCTGATTCCGGCAAACAGCCCCTATCAGGTGAAGCGGGACGTGGTAATCGACGGCGGCGCGATCCTGCATATCGAACCGGGGGTGGAAATCCGTTACGATCCCCATACCTCGATCATCGTGGAAGACGGCGCCGTCGAGGCCCTCGGGACGAGCGACCGCCCCGTTCTCTTCACAGCCTCCGGGCAATCACCGACGCCCGGCTCGTATTCCACAGCGATCCACTTGGCCAAACCGACGAAGGCAAACAGCATTTTCCGCTATTGTGTGTTTAAATACGCGGACATCGCCCTGGACATATCCTTCGGATCACCGGAAATCTCCTGGTGTCATATCACAAAGAACGCCCAGAACGGCGTTTTCTGCCGGAACGACGTGGCGCCCAGGATATCTTACAGCACTTTTGAGGAAAACACCGGCGAAGGCGCCATCAAGTGTGTCGGCATGTCCCGTCCGAAGATCAACTTCAACAATTTTCTGAGGAATGAGATCACGGACATTCAAGCCTTCTCAAGCATTCGGATCGACGCCTCACGGAACTGGTGGGGGAGTTCCGCTCCCGATGACTCCGGCATCTTCAGGCAGAATGAAGATGGCATTTCCATCAAGCCCTGGCTGAAAGCCCCTCAGGCCGATGCCTTTGCCGGAAGGAAGGATGAGAGAGATCTTCGGCGACCCTGA
- a CDS encoding MBL fold metallo-hydrolase — translation MIHPVPNCGFSRSYVISGLDGLMVVDIGSIGAARDIEQFIAGQPDMAMKDVRFITATHFHIDHIGGMGSFLEKCPLSTRILYSPFIREYVQGRRKLSLIRHWFSGFLPATFWCTRYVRRFDHLRFDSLSGIPLPGLRNCIHLPFPESRVGYFELNTPRSPDAREENKGFLQTCAAGFGAWQVIETPGHTEDSISFYHPSTGELICGDLVVNPFKEGRGRLNGFCWSRKIICNTYRELVGMISPKIIYPGHGEVITHDHNALSAVEVFNPL, via the coding sequence ATGATCCATCCTGTTCCGAATTGCGGATTTTCCAGGTCCTATGTCATTTCCGGACTCGATGGCCTGATGGTTGTGGATATTGGAAGTATCGGCGCTGCCAGGGACATTGAACAGTTCATTGCCGGGCAGCCGGACATGGCCATGAAGGATGTCCGGTTTATTACGGCTACGCATTTTCATATCGACCATATCGGCGGAATGGGATCATTCCTGGAAAAATGTCCGCTTTCAACCAGAATTCTCTATTCTCCATTCATTCGGGAGTATGTCCAGGGCAGAAGAAAACTTTCGCTTATCCGGCACTGGTTTTCCGGTTTTCTTCCCGCCACGTTCTGGTGCACCCGCTATGTGAGGAGATTTGACCATCTGCGTTTTGACAGTCTGTCGGGTATTCCCCTTCCAGGGTTGAGAAACTGCATTCACCTGCCCTTTCCGGAAAGCCGGGTCGGGTATTTCGAACTCAATACCCCTCGATCTCCTGATGCCAGAGAGGAGAATAAAGGATTCCTCCAAACGTGCGCGGCCGGTTTTGGTGCATGGCAGGTTATCGAGACGCCTGGACATACGGAGGATTCCATTTCCTTTTATCACCCGTCCACGGGAGAACTGATCTGCGGCGATCTGGTCGTCAACCCCTTTAAGGAAGGCAGGGGAAGGCTGAACGGTTTCTGCTGGAGTAGGAAAATCATATGCAACACATATCGGGAACTGGTCGGGATGATTTCCCCGAAGATTATTTATCCCGGACATGGCGAAGTGATCACGCACGACCATAACGCCCTGTCCGCGGTTGAAGTTTTCAACCCATTATAA
- a CDS encoding fibronectin type III domain-containing protein, which produces MKKRCLWFYLGVMLLISVMFPVESRGGEIQQTKVAVFNFGTMNLEASGYGTTITNMLMNALKEDPSLELLDRKELEAFLSLNDLQQDENLENVIHIGSRLGINMIVVGNAGKKGSIIFINCKVIHINHRKVIFSRQIKSFGDAGLMGEVRDLSRFIARAMSEYGVKPVEDEKIAFQGPVNFYKRSGSGRVSLTWENPPGSSVSGYEVFRGTSAAGPFVLMGRVSNPEYVDSSVSRNSLYYYKIRALNSKGLRSEFSPVISAETAPTPNPPVILRAEGHIRSIQLTWSPSPIPSDDPMKMKGYKLYRAKVEKGPFQEIANILGKDLGIGIASSTPLDRLFKVSYTDRNLADGEDYYYRVTAYNEKNLESEMSFPIRGNTVPVVSTCAAQGDMVREIRISCEPINSPFIKGYYVYRRAPDHAEFAKIKKIEKSPLGSGRIQYTDTEGLSDGTKYYYHVTAYEEPDLETSPSFELSAVTKGKPSAPTGFSAKSGLVGKVELSWAQSFENDVEGYNLYYSDRKDGEYVLLKKIVGRNSNHHVDDIRGFGKLDDNQTLYYRLTSFNKVNIESYPAATVSATTKKRPSRPQALQGKSQRVREVPLSWVPNPESDIAAYLLYRSTTTRDSDFVKIAGVNAGTDYLDKDLKDGVTYYYRLQVEDKDGLISDLSETATVQTRSRPAAPLEIRGNYADGTAELQWEGSKSFDVVQFVVYEKRLFGGNNKLGSLKESTFRDETLPPGKSRSYVVTAVDKYGLESEPSAVITITGR; this is translated from the coding sequence ATGAAAAAACGCTGCTTGTGGTTTTACCTGGGGGTTATGTTGCTGATTTCGGTTATGTTTCCTGTGGAGAGTCGGGGAGGAGAAATTCAGCAGACGAAGGTGGCGGTATTCAACTTTGGTACGATGAATCTGGAAGCCTCCGGTTACGGTACAACGATAACCAACATGCTGATGAACGCCCTGAAGGAAGATCCCTCTCTTGAGCTGCTTGATCGCAAGGAGCTCGAAGCCTTTTTAAGCCTCAACGATCTCCAGCAGGACGAAAACCTGGAGAATGTGATCCATATCGGTTCCCGTCTGGGAATCAATATGATTGTTGTGGGCAATGCAGGGAAAAAGGGTTCGATTATTTTCATCAACTGCAAGGTCATTCATATAAATCACAGGAAAGTGATCTTCAGCAGGCAGATCAAATCTTTCGGCGATGCAGGGTTGATGGGTGAGGTCAGGGATCTCAGCCGCTTTATCGCCAGGGCCATGTCCGAGTATGGTGTGAAGCCCGTGGAGGATGAAAAAATTGCTTTTCAAGGGCCGGTAAATTTTTATAAACGTTCCGGCAGTGGACGGGTTTCTCTTACCTGGGAAAATCCGCCGGGGAGTTCGGTGAGCGGATATGAGGTGTTTCGCGGCACATCGGCGGCAGGACCCTTTGTCCTGATGGGTCGGGTGAGCAACCCCGAGTATGTGGATTCATCCGTTTCAAGAAATTCTTTATATTATTATAAGATCCGCGCCCTCAACAGTAAGGGCCTGAGAAGTGAATTTTCTCCGGTTATTTCCGCGGAAACGGCGCCCACGCCCAATCCGCCGGTCATTCTGAGAGCGGAAGGTCACATCAGGAGCATTCAACTGACCTGGTCTCCCAGTCCGATTCCCAGTGATGATCCCATGAAGATGAAAGGATACAAGCTTTACCGGGCGAAAGTCGAGAAGGGGCCTTTTCAGGAAATAGCGAATATCCTGGGTAAGGATCTGGGAATCGGCATTGCTTCATCGACTCCTCTCGACAGGTTGTTCAAGGTTTCCTACACCGACCGGAATCTGGCTGATGGCGAAGACTATTATTACCGCGTGACTGCTTATAATGAGAAAAACCTGGAAAGTGAGATGTCTTTTCCGATCAGGGGCAACACCGTTCCGGTGGTCAGCACCTGTGCTGCCCAGGGAGATATGGTCCGTGAGATCAGGATATCCTGTGAGCCCATAAATTCTCCCTTCATTAAAGGATACTATGTTTATCGCCGTGCACCGGATCATGCGGAGTTTGCCAAAATAAAAAAAATTGAGAAGTCACCCCTGGGTTCAGGGAGAATTCAGTATACGGATACAGAAGGTCTTTCTGATGGTACGAAGTATTATTACCATGTAACGGCATATGAAGAACCCGATCTGGAAACCTCGCCATCCTTTGAATTATCCGCGGTTACAAAAGGTAAACCGTCGGCACCGACAGGGTTTTCCGCTAAAAGCGGACTGGTCGGAAAAGTGGAATTATCCTGGGCACAGAGTTTTGAAAATGACGTTGAAGGCTACAACCTTTATTATTCCGACCGTAAAGACGGGGAATATGTTCTTCTGAAAAAAATAGTGGGGCGAAACAGCAACCACCATGTGGATGACATCCGGGGCTTTGGCAAGCTGGATGACAATCAAACGTTGTACTACCGGTTGACCTCCTTTAATAAGGTGAACATTGAAAGTTATCCGGCCGCGACAGTGTCCGCTACAACGAAAAAAAGACCATCGAGGCCGCAGGCTCTTCAGGGAAAATCTCAGAGAGTGAGGGAAGTTCCCCTTTCGTGGGTTCCAAACCCGGAATCGGATATTGCGGCTTATCTCCTTTATCGTTCGACAACGACGCGGGACAGTGATTTTGTAAAAATCGCAGGGGTTAATGCAGGTACCGACTATCTCGATAAGGATTTGAAAGACGGCGTGACTTATTATTACCGTCTGCAGGTTGAGGACAAGGATGGTTTGATCAGCGATCTGTCTGAGACAGCAACAGTTCAGACCCGGTCCAGACCCGCGGCTCCCCTGGAAATCAGGGGAAATTATGCAGACGGAACCGCTGAGTTGCAGTGGGAAGGATCAAAATCTTTCGATGTGGTTCAATTTGTTGTTTATGAAAAACGTCTGTTCGGAGGAAATAATAAACTGGGTTCCCTGAAGGAAAGCACTTTCAGGGATGAAACCCTTCCCCCGGGTAAAAGCCGGTCCTACGTTGTGACCGCGGTGGACAAGTATGGTCTGGAAAGTGAGCCCAGCGCCGTGATTACGATTACGGGCAGATAA
- a CDS encoding CsgG/HfaB family protein: protein MKQRNIRWILLGLLMNLMLSGCVVNESYKTGREMENQKRWDDAVIFYKKAVDEDPGNSTYRDSLAAAKREAAKLHYEKAKQLFETITDENLISLESVLTEAAAAGGLDDLNPAVAAFHIQIRDKIASLQNTVKILYSQAELDMQKEAWGDVVAKLKKVNRIFPNYEDTTARLARAEQESAKQLYQQGLSLSKQDEWKLAAQAFKSVIELVPNYYDVAKLHQEAISRDSFDYFNSEAEKAIHRQNWARAVFLFEKALEYQPENADVQKKRDSLKTRVGQIYFDDALKLLNQGKLYPAMKKAEGAKNNSPALLDDPLFNELQKNLCGRMMERGDKYLERDMWGNALVWYQKVESVNPSHPELFQKLLDVKDHINKRIKKSIAVFDFGSPANDRDAGKIAANKLIAYLHRNASGDLRIIERENLQSILREMQLGQTGIVDMKSAQNVGKMRGIDTFIMGDVLHYMAKTVDTPSVSQVKVLVDEEDVRNPEFSDWLLMHPNPTMEALKTAPPRTTKKKNYQFISYRQGSAKVTALIEISYKLVDTLTGENIFSNTIAGKKIKEDKYQDAVPAGNIRHDPLDLATEPEVMDELTSEKISEMGQSVLKHYQSLEIEYFRQAQQQQQKRRNYDLAIERYVDTVFDEKLKGISTPITAKSIESIDQLIKDK, encoded by the coding sequence ATGAAACAGAGGAATATTCGGTGGATTCTGCTTGGCTTACTGATGAACCTGATGCTTTCGGGGTGTGTCGTGAACGAGAGCTATAAAACGGGCCGGGAAATGGAAAATCAGAAACGCTGGGATGATGCCGTCATCTTCTACAAGAAGGCTGTCGATGAAGATCCGGGAAATTCGACATACAGGGATTCCCTGGCAGCCGCGAAAAGGGAAGCGGCAAAGCTTCATTATGAGAAGGCAAAGCAATTATTTGAAACAATCACGGATGAAAATCTGATTTCACTTGAAAGTGTTTTAACGGAAGCTGCGGCTGCCGGTGGTCTGGATGACCTGAATCCGGCTGTTGCTGCTTTTCACATTCAGATCAGGGACAAAATTGCATCTCTTCAGAACACCGTCAAAATTCTGTACAGTCAGGCGGAGCTCGATATGCAGAAGGAAGCATGGGGTGACGTTGTCGCAAAATTAAAAAAAGTGAACAGGATATTTCCTAATTACGAAGATACGACAGCACGTCTGGCCAGAGCGGAGCAGGAATCGGCAAAGCAACTCTATCAGCAGGGGCTATCCTTGAGCAAGCAGGATGAGTGGAAGCTGGCTGCCCAGGCCTTTAAGTCCGTAATCGAGCTTGTCCCGAATTACTATGACGTCGCCAAACTGCATCAGGAGGCGATATCAAGGGACAGCTTTGATTATTTCAACAGTGAGGCGGAAAAGGCGATACACAGGCAGAACTGGGCACGGGCAGTTTTTCTTTTTGAAAAGGCTCTGGAATATCAGCCTGAAAATGCAGATGTTCAGAAAAAAAGAGATTCTTTGAAAACCAGGGTCGGCCAGATTTATTTTGACGATGCCCTGAAACTGCTTAATCAGGGAAAGCTGTATCCGGCAATGAAAAAAGCGGAAGGCGCTAAAAATAATTCCCCGGCACTTCTTGATGATCCGCTGTTTAATGAACTTCAAAAAAACTTATGCGGGCGGATGATGGAACGGGGGGATAAATATCTTGAGCGGGATATGTGGGGCAACGCCCTGGTCTGGTATCAGAAGGTGGAAAGTGTAAATCCCAGCCACCCGGAATTGTTCCAGAAATTACTTGATGTTAAAGATCATATCAACAAACGGATAAAGAAATCGATCGCCGTGTTCGATTTCGGTTCTCCAGCCAATGATCGTGATGCGGGCAAGATAGCCGCCAATAAATTGATTGCCTACCTGCACAGGAATGCCAGTGGCGATCTTCGCATTATTGAACGGGAGAATCTCCAATCCATATTGAGAGAAATGCAGCTTGGGCAGACGGGGATCGTGGATATGAAATCGGCTCAGAATGTCGGTAAAATGAGGGGTATAGATACCTTTATCATGGGTGACGTTCTCCATTACATGGCAAAAACCGTCGATACGCCCAGCGTCAGCCAGGTTAAGGTTCTCGTGGATGAAGAGGATGTACGGAATCCGGAATTTTCCGATTGGTTGCTGATGCATCCCAATCCCACAATGGAAGCATTGAAGACGGCGCCCCCCAGAACAACCAAAAAGAAAAACTATCAGTTTATTTCATACCGCCAGGGCAGCGCGAAAGTAACCGCCCTGATTGAAATATCCTACAAGCTGGTTGATACCCTGACAGGGGAAAACATTTTCAGCAACACGATCGCGGGAAAAAAGATAAAGGAAGACAAATATCAGGATGCTGTTCCCGCTGGCAATATCCGCCATGACCCTCTGGATCTGGCGACGGAACCGGAGGTGATGGACGAACTGACCAGTGAAAAGATTTCCGAAATGGGTCAGAGTGTTCTCAAGCATTACCAGAGTCTGGAGATTGAATATTTCAGGCAGGCACAGCAGCAGCAACAGAAGCGACGGAATTATGATCTGGCCATTGAACGGTATGTCGATACGGTTTTCGATGAAAAGCTCAAGGGAATTTCGACGCCGATTACGGCTAAATCCATCGAGAGCATCGATCAATTGATCAAGGATAAATGA